Genomic DNA from Mus musculus strain C57BL/6J chromosome 11, GRCm38.p6 C57BL/6J:
ACCTCTTGAGCCAGTGGGAGGTACTTCCTGGGAacgggtggggccatccctggaaTGGGAAACAAGGGTGGAAAAAGGGAGGTGGGCCCTGGTTCAAAAGTGAGGGAGCTATAGGAGGACTCGAGGATCAGTGATCCCTTAGGATGCTGCCATCATCTCCTAACAGAAGGGGTACCTGAGCCCTCTGGACACTCCTTCAGTTATCACTGTGTTATCTCTGATGGTATGGAAGCTCCCAGAATTACCAGTTGTGTTCCCAGGGCAGTGCTCATCCTGCCCTAAAGTTAAACAACTGTGtggttgataaaaaaaaaaaaaaaaacaaaccaaacaaactttATCTTTCTTATAGATCTtccctccccagagctggaagGTGGCTCTGGCCGCTGCCATGGTGAGTGGTGTCGCCATAGTCGTGGCAATGACACCCTTTGATGTAGCCAGCACAAGACTTTATAACCAACCCACTGATACTCGAGGCAAGGTAAGGAAGTACTGCAGGGTCCAGGCTGACAGGGAGAGCTGGGGGTGGGCAAGCAGATCCTCAGATGCTGCCTGGAAAGGTGTCTGGCCCCGGCGGGCTCTGACATGCACCTCCTgtgctctcccttcctctctgacgTGCTCCAGGGCCTCATGTACCGGGGGATCTTGGACGCTCTGCTGCAGACAGCGCGGACAGAGGGCTTTTTTGGCATGTACAAGGGTATAGGTGCCTCCTATTTTCGCCTCGGCCCCCACactattctctccctcttcttctgggATCAGCTGCGCTCCTTTTACAACACATATGCTAAATAACAATCACTCTCTTGTAACTCCAGATCAACACTCTTTGGGCacctctgcctctacttcctatcACAGTGACTGCTGACAGATTGACCTCTCAATGCCCCTAAGGGGGACAGCCACGCCCACTCCTCTGTTCTCCTAGGGTTGAGTCACTGAGTGGGTCTTGCTTTAAATTTTTCCACAAATCCCCCGATATATTTCATACCCATCTCAGGGTTGAATCAGTCACTCCAAAGTATATTTCTACTGCCATTCTTGGGTTCCCCCCAACTCCCTGCTCCTATACACAGCTTTAACTCCCCCCCCTTCCAAGACCAAAGGGAACTGGGAGACCCAGGTGTCCTCTTAGATTTGAAGGCACAGAAATTATGTTCTTCATAAAGCAAGTTTATTTCTGCAGAGGAAGTGTCTTATGTTTACATCcagggaagaagcagaaagaaactcCCCCTCTCAGAACTGGGTCCCCGAGTCCTCAGTAGCACGTTGTGTCTCAACGATCTTTACTGGGGACCAAAGAGGTTGGGATCATGAAGAGTCAAACTAGTTACCAGCTGTTCAAAGTTACTCAGGCTCCAAGGTGGACATGACAGATTTTCAGGGCCAAGAGACCTGCTGTGACACCTTAGGGTAAGGGaatagagggagaaggaaaatggTCCGGCTTGAGGTTTGCAAGATCACACTTCCTATCCCCCAGAAGACCTGACCCTCCTCCCCCAAAGCCTGTGGCTTATTTCTGCTTCCTTGAAGGAATTTGACCCACCCAACTTAATTGTCGTGGGGACCCAATTGGGAGGTTCCCACCCGCTCTTTCGTCCTTACGGGGGCTGATTGAAGGTGAGCAAAAGATCAGTCTGATACTGGGGCAGCCGCAGCAAGGCCTGATGCAGTGTGACATCCTTTGCTACCTAAAGGGATCAGAATCAGCATGCTTACCAGGATACCTGGAGTTATCCCTCCCCGACTCCAGGGCGTCCCATTCGCCATAGCCCTCACCTGCTGGTTTTCTTTAGCTACCTGCTGCTTGCCAGAAAGGGACCAGGCATCCTGACAGCAGCCTCTCAGGGATAAGTTCTCCAAACAGAGAGGCTGCACAGATAGCACGTGCACAGCCCTAGCCCCCTGCACCCGGCCAACGTCCTCAAAATGGTACCTGGCATGGGAGGAACAGTGGTAAGGAGGAGCATGTCTGAATAACCCAGCCCCACCCTCGAGCCTGGTCTGCTATTGCCCTTGGGAGTTTTCGTCCTGAATAACCGTCCAGCCACAGACCCCGCCCACTTTCTCGGCTCCCGGCCTCCCGTTGGCTAGCTTTCTCACCGCGCAGCCGCTTCGCCCTGCACGTGGGCCTGCAGCTCCAGAAGTTCTATGATCAGACTCTGGTCGGTCACAGGATGGCAGAAAACTTCTTGGTTGTCTGGCACCGGTCGGAGGTCACTGGAGAGGGAC
This window encodes:
- the Rangrf gene encoding ran guanine nucleotide release factor isoform 4 (isoform 4 is encoded by transcript variant 4): MEPNRNCPLFGGAFSAILPTGAIDVSDLRPVPDNQEVFCHPVTDQSLIIELLELQAHVQGEAAARYHFEDVGRVQGARAVHVLSVQPLCLENLSLRGCCQDAWSLSGKQQVAKENQQDVTLHQALLRLPQYQTDLLLTFNQPPCHSRSLGPENLSCPPWSLSNFEQLVTSLTLHDPNLFGPQ
- the Rangrf gene encoding ran guanine nucleotide release factor isoform 1 (isoform 1 is encoded by transcript variant 1), whose protein sequence is MPTVRRSHRTPLIPALGRQRQAEFLNSTPAWSTDDLRPVPDNQEVFCHPVTDQSLIIELLELQAHVQGEAAARYHFEDVGRVQGARAVHVLSVQPLCLENLSLRGCCQDAWSLSGKQQVAKENQQVAKDVTLHQALLRLPQYQTDLLLTFNQPPCHSRSLGPENLSCPPWSLSNFEQLVTSLTLHDPNLFGPQ
- the Rangrf gene encoding ran guanine nucleotide release factor isoform 2 (isoform 2 is encoded by transcript variant 2), with protein sequence MEPNRNCPLFGGAFSAILPTGAIDVSDLRPVPDNQEVFCHPVTDQSLIIELLELQAHVQGEAAARYHFEDVGRVQGARAVHVLSVQPLCLENLSLRGCCQDAWSLSGKQQVAKENQQVAKDVTLHQALLRLPQYQTDLLLTFNQPPCHSRSLGPENLSCPPWSLSNFEQLVTSLTLHDPNLFGPQ
- the Rangrf gene encoding ran guanine nucleotide release factor isoform 3 (isoform 3 is encoded by transcript variant 3) encodes the protein MEPNRNCPLFGGAFSAILPTGAIDVSDLRPVPDNQEVFCHPVTDQSLIIELLELQAHVQGEAAARYHFEDVGRVQGARAVHVLSVQPLCLENLSLRGCCQDAWSLSGKQQVAKDVTLHQALLRLPQYQTDLLLTFNQPPCHSRSLGPENLSCPPWSLSNFEQLVTSLTLHDPNLFGPQ